The Paracoccus sp. MA DNA segment GGGCGGGCAGTTCGTGGCCCTCGGCGGCCAGGTCCTCCAGCACCTCGGCGCCGGTGGAAAAGGCGCCGGTCTTGCCCTGCTTGCCGCCGGCCAGGCCCATGCGCTGGAACAGGATCTCGCCCAGCTGCTTGGGGCTGCCGACATTGAAGGGACCGCCGGCCAGTTCGTGGATCTCGGCCTCCAGCCCCGCCATCTTCTGCGCGAAAGCGTTGGACATGCGCTTGAGATGCTCGGAATCGATGCGGATGCCGGCCATCTCCATATCGGCCAGCACGCCGATCATCGGCCGCTCCAGCCGCTCATAGGCGGTGGTCACATGGTTCGGCGCCAGCCTCGGGCGCAGGTAATGCCAGAGCCGCCAGGTCACCTCGGCATCCTCGGCGGCATATTCGCTGGCCTTGTCGATCGCCACCTGCGAGAAGTTGATCTGCGCCTTGCCCGAGCCGATCAGGTCCTTGATCGGCAGGCAGCGATGGCCCAGATACAGGTCCGCCAGCTCGTCCATGCCGTGGTTATGCGCCCCGGCATTCAGCGCATAGGACAGCAGCATGGTGTCGTCCAAGGGCGCCATGCGGATGCCGTGGCGGGCCAGCACCTTCCAGTCATACTTGATGTTCTGGCCGATCTTCAGCACCGAGGGATCCTCCAGCACCGGCTTGAGCATCGCCAGCGCGCGCTCCAGATCCATCTGCCCCTCGGCCCGCGCACCCGAGCCGAAGAGGTCGGCGGCGCCGTCGACATGGCCCAGCGGCAGATAGGCCGCCCGCCCCGGCCCTGTGCACAGCGAGACCCCGACCAGCTCGGCCTGCATCTCGTCCAGCCCGGTGGTCTCGGTGTCGATGGCGACCACGCCGGTCTCGGCGATTTCGGCCAGCCACGCGGCCAGCACCGCCTCGTCGCGGATGGTGACGTAAAGGCCGCGGTCGATGGCCGGCAGCGCGGCGGCGGGCACGGCCGGCTCGGCATCGGCCGCCGCGGGCGCCGCCACCTCGGCCAGGGTCGGCGCCTCGGTCCCGAACCGTTCGGCCACGCGCTTGGTCAGGGTGCGCAGCTCCATCCGGGTCAGGAATTCCAGCAGCGCCTCGGGATCGGGCTCGCGGATCTCCAGGCTCTCCAGGCTGAAATCCAGCGCCATGCGGCAATCCAGCTCGACCAGCCGCTTCGAGATGCGGATCTGCTCGGCATGGTCGATCAGGGTCTGGCGGCGCTTGGGCTGCCGGATCTCCTCCGCCCGCGCCAGCAGGCTTTCCAGATCGCCATATTCCTGGATCAGCTGCGCGGCGGTCTTGATGCCGATCCCCGGCGCGCCCGGCACGTTGTCGATGGAATCGCCGGCCAGGGCCTGCACGTCCACCACCCGCTCGGGCCCGACGCCGAATTTCTCGCGCACCTCGTCCGGGCCGATGGGCTTGCCCTTGATCGGGTCCATCATCTCGACCCCGCCGCCGACCAGCTGCATCAGGTCCTTGTCGCTGCTGATGATCGTCACCCGCCCGCCGGCATCCCGCGCCTGGCAGGCGAGGCTCGCGATGATGTCGTCGGCCTCGAAGCCCTCGGTCTCGATGCAGGCGATGTTGAAGGCGCGCGTCGCCTCGCGGGTCAGGGGGAATTGCGGCCGCAGATCCTCGGGCGGCTCGGGCCGGTTGGCCTTGTAGAGCGGATAGATGTCGTTGCGGAACGTCCGCGCCGAATGGTCGAAGATCACCGCCGCATGGGTCGGCTGGTCCGAACCCTTGCCGTCCTGCAGATACTTCCAGACCATGTTGCAAAACCCGGCCACCGCGCCGATGGGCAGCCCGTCCGAGCGCCGGGTCAAGGGCGGCAACGCATGATAGGCGCGAAAGATGAAGGCCGAGCCGTCGATCAGATGCAGGTGATGGCCCTTGCCGAATCCGTCCGTCATCTGCGCCTCATCCTTCTGCCAGCGTCCAAGGCCCCTTACTGCCACGAAGCGCCGACCGGGCCAAGTCCGCCCCCGCCTTCACTGTTTCACAAATACTCCCGCCGGAGGCGCGGCAACCGCACCACCCCAACCAGGCCGCCATGGCGCGCGATCAGTGATCGTCGTGCGCGTGTTCGCGGTCGATGACGAAGCGCTTGTCGCAATAGCCGCATTCGACCCAGCCGGTATCCTGCGGAATGGCCAGCCAGACGCGCGGATGGCCCAGTCCCCGCGCCTCGTCGCCGTCGCAGGCGACCTTCCACGAGGTGACGGTCTGGATCTCGGGGGCCGGGATGGTCATGGCGGTTCCTTGAGCTTTGACGACAAACGCGGTTAAACCGGCGGCGATCATAATGAACGCGAAGAGCCGATGCCAGCCCCCGCAAGCAGTCCGAACGCCATCGAAATCAGAGGCCTGACCAAGACCTATGCCGCCGCCGGCAAGGCGCCGGCGAAACATGCGCTCAAGGGGCTGGACCTGGCGATTCCCGCCGGCTCGATCTTCGGCCTGCTGGGCCCGAACGGCGCCGGCAAGTCCACCACCATCAACATCCTGGCCGGGCTGGTGCGCAAGAGCGCCGGTCAGGTGACGATCTGGGGCTTCGACCAGGACGTGAACCCGCGCCAGTCCCGCGCCGCCATCGGCGTCATGCCGCAGGAGCTGAACATCGACCCCTTCCTGACCCCGCGCGCCAGCCTCGAGGTGCAGGCCGGCCTCTACGGCGTGCCGAAGCGCGAGCGCTGGACCGACGAACTGCTGGAGCTGGTCGGGCTGACGGATCAGGCGGAAAGCTATTCGCGCCACCTCTCGGGCGGCATGAAGCGGCGGCTCTTGCTGGCCAAGGCGCTGGTGCACCGGCCGCAGATCCTCGTGCTGGACGAACCGACGGCGGGCGTCGACATCCAGCTGCGCGAGATGCTGTGGCGCAACGTGCGGCGGCTGAACGACCAGGGGATGACCATCATCCTGACCACGCATTACCTGGAAGAGGCCGAAGAGATGTGCGACCGCATCGCCATCATCGACCACGGCGCGCTGATCCTGTGCGAGGATACCGCCGCCCTGCTCGGCCGGGCCGATTCCAAGACGCTGGTGGTCGATACCGGCGAAGGCCGCGCCCTGCCCGCCCTGCCCGAAGGCGTGCGGGTCGAGCGGCGCGGCGACGGCCGGCTCGCCCTCAGCTACGCGCCCTCGCGCATTCCGGCGGACCGGCTGATCGACGCGCTGCGCGAAGCCGGGCTGGCGATTCGCGACGTCGCGGTCGAGGCGCCGGACCTTGAGGATGTCTTCGTCCAGCTGACCTCGCGCCCCGCGCCTCAGCCCGGCTGAACCATGCGGCCCATCGGGCGGCCGCCCAGGATGTGCATGTGGAAATGCGGCACCTCCTGCACGCCGTCCGGCCCGGCATTGGTGATGGCGCGGAAGCCCCGGCCGCCGTCCAGCGCCACGCCCAGCTCGCGGGTGACTTTCGCCACGGCGCGGTGGAAATCCACGATCTCGGCCTCCGAGGCATTCGCGGCGAAATCGTCATAGCTGACATAAGCCCCCTTGGGGATCGCCAGCACATGCACCGGCGCCTGCGGCCGGATGTCGCGAAAGACCAGCGTATGCTCGGTCTCCAGCACCGTATCATTGGGGATCTCGCCGCGCAGGATGCGGGCGAAGATGTTGCTGTCGTCATAGGCGGGCATGGCGGTTCTCTCCTCAATCGTCGAACAGGTATTCGGTCCGGGCCAGCGCCAGCGCGGCCGTGGCCGGCACGTCCAGGAAACGCGCCAGCTGCGCGGCGTTCTCCTCGGGCGGGCGCCAGGGGGCGATGGCGTGGAAACCGGCGAAATCCATGTCGCGCAGCCGCTCGGCCTCGTGCTCCAGATCGGCGCGCACCGTCGGCAGCAGCCGCTCGATCACCTCGGGCGCCGTCTCGGCCCCGGCCAGGCCCACCCGGGCGATATGGCCGCGCAGATAATCGTCGTCGAAACGCGAATCGATCAGCAGCAGCCGGGTGTCGGCCTTGTCCGAGGTCAGGTCCTGGATCAGATGCAGCGCCGAAGGGTCCAGGCACAGCACCAGCCGGTTCGATTCGAAATGCTCGAACAGCAGCCGGATCAGCGCCCGCCGATGCCGGTCGCGCTTCTCGATGGTGGTCTCGACCCCGCCCAGATCGGGCAGATGCGCCCGATGCTCGTTGAAGACGAAATCCACCGCCGGGATCGGGGTCTGCGTCCGGATCGCGGCGGTCAGGCGCTTGGCGACATGCCATTTCTTGGCCACCACCAGCAGCAGCGTATTGGCCCGGCCCAGGCTGCCCTCGGCCTCCCAGAACCGCTGGCCGAAGCGCCGCCCGACCCGGCCCCGCGCGGTCAGGAAGCGAAAGAGCCCGGTCGCCTCGTTCGAGATCGGGAAATGCACCCCGCGCGCCGCCCAAAGCGCGCCCAGCCGCTCGCGCAGCCGGATCGCCTCGGGGCTGATCTTGCGCGCAAACAGATAGTCCTGCCCGACCAGAAGGTCGTAATGGTCGTTATAGAAGGTGACCGGCATCCCGTAATCGGTGAAGATCAGATAGGTCAGCGTGCGCGCCCGGATTTCCTTCCGCGGCACGACATGCGGCACGATGGTCTGGAAGAAGGTCTCGTCGGGGATCCAGGTGGTCGAGAAAAACCGCAGCACGTCCGGGCGGGTGGCGCAGAAATCCAGCACCTTCTCGACCGTCTGGCGGCGCAGGCACCACCATTGCGACCCGATCATCACCTGGATGTCGGCGGGCACCGGCCGGGTCAGGCCCAGGCGCTTCTGCAGGTCGTAGCTGGCATAGAACAGCCATTTCCGCGTCCGCTCGTTGAACCAGTGCCGGTAGATCAGCCGCTCTTCCTTGAAGCCGGTCTTGATCCAGTCCGATTCGAAGAAGTCGAAATTCTCGATATAGTCGCAATCTTCGGCGTCCAGGAAGGCATGGGCATATTCCGCCGACTTGATCGGCATGCAGTCGCCCGACAGCATGTAGAAATGCGTGGCCTGCGGAAAGGCGACGACGGCGGCGCGCACCGCCTCCAGCGTGGCGCCGACCAGCGACCATTCGCCCCAGCCGCATTTCCAGCGCCGCTGCGCGAAGGCGACCGAGGGGTTGTCGGCCAGGGCCGCGCGGATCAGCTCGAAATCCCGGGGCTTGGCGCGGCCGTCGAAATGGATCGACACGTAATCGCCCGAGGCCGTCAGCCGGCGTGCCTGCGCCACCACGCCCTTGGGATCCTTGTGGCAGAGCAGAATGAAGGCAATCCGTGCCATCGATACAGCCATCCCCTCCGGTTCGCGCCGGCGCATGCTCCACAGCAGGTTGAATCTCTGCCGCTGATTTGCTTTGTGTCCTTACCGATTTTGGCCGCAGGGGCAACCCGGCCGAGCCCGCCCCGGCCGGCGCAGTTTTTTGAAGGGAATGAGAGTTATGGGTTTTCCAGGAACCTGGATGACGGAAAGCGAAAGCATGGTCTATCGCGTCGTCCCGAAATGCGCCTGTTCCTCGATCGGGCAGATCATGTTCTATTCCGACCATGGCCGCTATTTCGACGGCGACATCCACGATTCCACCAGCGGGCTGCACAAATGGAACCAGCCCGAAAGCCAGCAGCTCATCGAAAGCAACGTCAAGGCACACAAGGCGCTGACCTTCACCTGCGTAAGGAATCCCTATGCGCGCATCCTGTCCTCGTTCTTCGACAAGATCGCCGGCATCCAGAGAAACGGCAAGCGTTACCGCGGCAATCTCGTGCCGCAGCTGATGCAGCGCTACGGCGTCGACGTGGGCAGCCCGGAGAACGGCTTCGAATTCGACCAGGTCGCCAGCTTCCGCCGCTTCCTGCTGTTTGCACGCGACACCATCCGCTGGCGCCGGCCGATGGAGCCGGACATCCACTGGTCGGCCATGTCCGGCCATATCTCGACCTTCATCGTGAACGGCGGCCGCTACGACCAGATCTTCTTCACCGAGAAGTTCAACGAGGGCATGCAGAAGGTGCTGGATGCCGCGCCGACCCCGGTCAGGCTCGACGTCAACGACGTGCCCAAGTTCAACGAATCCGAAGGCCACGGCCCCAAGCGCGCCCACAAGGTCAGCGATTATTTCGACGACCTGTCGCGGCATCTGGTCTGGGAAATCTACAAGAAGGATTTCCAGCTCTTCAAATACGACTTCGACGACCCCGACAACAAGCTGCCGAAGAACGAGATCGACCTCGACGAGGTCCATGCCAAGCTCGGCCGCTGAACCCGCCGCGCCCCCCGGCGCCCGGCTTCTTTCTTGCCCAAATATCCCCGCCGGAGGCAGCGGCGCGCATGCGCCGCTTCTCTTGCAGATTCCCCTTGCGAAATGCGGAAATCCCGCTATTTTGCCGCCTTCATTCGACCGGCGGGGGAATCCCGGACCGCGGCCCCCGCTCTGCGACCCGTTTTCGCGTCTTGCGGCCAACGCTCCAGTGGCCTATGCCCGCCCCAGACACGAACACCGAATCCGGGGCCGCCCAGCCGGGTTGCCCCCCGAACCACTTGAGGTTGAGACATGGCCGTCCCTCAGAACCGAGTTACCCGCTCCCGCCGCAACATGCGCCGTTCGCATGATGCGCTCGTCGCCGGCAACCCGAACGAATGCTCGAACTGCGGCGAGCTGAAGCGCCCGCATCACGTCTGCCCCTCCTGCGGCCATTATGCCGACCGCGAGGTCGTGGCGCAGGCCAATGAGGTCGATCTGGACGAAGACGCGGCCTGAGCGGACCGACCGCGGATATGGCTTCGGCAGATTCCAGCACTCTGCCTCGCGCCCCTGGCGACGGGGGCGGCGTGGTGATCTCGGTCGACGCGATGGGCGGCGACCGGGGTCCGGCGACGGTGGTCGCCGGCATGGCCGAAAGCGCCGGGAAGAATCCCGATATCCGTTTCATCGTCCACGGCCCGCAGGCCGAGCTGCAGCGGCTGATCGGCCGCCGCGGCGATCTGCTGCAGCGTTGCGACATCCGCGACGCGGCCGGCGTCGTGACCATGGACGACAAGCCCAGCCAGGTGCTGCGCAAGGGCGAGGGCACCTCGATGTGGTCAGCCCTCGAATCGGTGCGCCGGGGCGAGGCGACCGCCGCCGTGTCCTGCGGCAATACCGGCGCGCTGATGGCGCTCTCGATGCTGCGGCTGCGCAAGCTGCCCGGCGTGAACCGCCCCGCCATCGCCTGCCTCTGGCCCTCGCGCAATCCGCAGGGCTTCAACGTCATGCTGGATGTGGGCGCCGATATCCGCGCCGATGCGCAGGACCTGCTGACCTATGCGCTGATGGGCGCCTCCTATGCCCGCAACGGCTTCGGGCTGGAGCGGCCGCGCGTCGGCCTGCTGAACGTCGGCACCGAGGAACACAAGGGCCGGCCCGAGCTCAAGCAGGCCCATGAACTCATCCCCACCACGGCGCAGGCGGCGAATTTCGACTATGTCGGCTTCGTCGAGGGCGGCGACCTGCCCTCGGCCCGCGTCGATGTGATCGTGACGGACGGCTTCACCGGCAATGTCGCGCTGAAGACCGGCGAGGGCACGGCGAAGCTGGTGGGCGAGCTGCTGAAGGAAGCCTTCGGCAAGTCGGTGATGTCGAAATTCGCGGCGCTTCTGACCATGGGCTCGCTCAAGCGGCTGCAAAAGCGCATCGACCCGCGCCGCGTCAATGGCGGCGTCTTCCTGGGACTGAACGGGACGGTGGTGAAATCGCACGGCTCGGCCGATGCGACCGGCGTCTCGGCGGCGATCAAGCTGGCCTTCCGGCTGGCGCAATCCGGCTTCCAGGACCGGCTGGCGGCGCGCGTGGCGCAATCCGTCGCGGCGGCCAGCCAAATCAACGGCAGCAAGGAAAGCGAGGCGTCCTGATGCGGCGTGCGATCGTCCGGGGAACCGGCCATTACCTGCCCGAACGCGTGGTCGAGAACAGCTGGTTCGAGGACAAGCTGGACACCAGCGACGAATGGATCCGCGCCCGCACCGGCATCGAGCGGCGCCATTTCGCCGCCGAGGACCAGGGCACCAGTGACCTGGCCATCCGGGCGGCGCAGGCGGCGCTGGCCGATGCGGGCATCGAGGCCGGGCAGGTCGATGCGGTGATCGTGGCGACCTCGACCCCCGACCTGACCTTCCCCTCGGTCGCGACCATGGTGCAGGCGGGCCTGGGCATGCGCGGCGGCTTCGCCTATGACCTGCAGGCGGTCTGCGCCGGCTTCGTCTATGCGCTGGCCAATGCCGATGCGATGATCCGTTCGGGCCTGGCCGAGCGCGTGCTGGTCATCGGGGCCGAGACCTTCAGCCGCATCATGGACTGGAGCGACCGCGGCACCTGCGTGCTTTTCGGCGACGGCGCCGGCGCCGTGCTGCTGGAAGCGGCCGAG contains these protein-coding regions:
- the rpmF gene encoding 50S ribosomal protein L32, whose translation is MAVPQNRVTRSRRNMRRSHDALVAGNPNECSNCGELKRPHHVCPSCGHYADREVVAQANEVDLDEDAA
- the plsX gene encoding phosphate acyltransferase PlsX: MASADSSTLPRAPGDGGGVVISVDAMGGDRGPATVVAGMAESAGKNPDIRFIVHGPQAELQRLIGRRGDLLQRCDIRDAAGVVTMDDKPSQVLRKGEGTSMWSALESVRRGEATAAVSCGNTGALMALSMLRLRKLPGVNRPAIACLWPSRNPQGFNVMLDVGADIRADAQDLLTYALMGASYARNGFGLERPRVGLLNVGTEEHKGRPELKQAHELIPTTAQAANFDYVGFVEGGDLPSARVDVIVTDGFTGNVALKTGEGTAKLVGELLKEAFGKSVMSKFAALLTMGSLKRLQKRIDPRRVNGGVFLGLNGTVVKSHGSADATGVSAAIKLAFRLAQSGFQDRLAARVAQSVAAASQINGSKESEAS
- a CDS encoding ABC transporter ATP-binding protein, encoding MPAPASSPNAIEIRGLTKTYAAAGKAPAKHALKGLDLAIPAGSIFGLLGPNGAGKSTTINILAGLVRKSAGQVTIWGFDQDVNPRQSRAAIGVMPQELNIDPFLTPRASLEVQAGLYGVPKRERWTDELLELVGLTDQAESYSRHLSGGMKRRLLLAKALVHRPQILVLDEPTAGVDIQLREMLWRNVRRLNDQGMTIILTTHYLEEAEEMCDRIAIIDHGALILCEDTAALLGRADSKTLVVDTGEGRALPALPEGVRVERRGDGRLALSYAPSRIPADRLIDALREAGLAIRDVAVEAPDLEDVFVQLTSRPAPQPG
- a CDS encoding zinc-finger domain-containing protein — encoded protein: MTIPAPEIQTVTSWKVACDGDEARGLGHPRVWLAIPQDTGWVECGYCDKRFVIDREHAHDDH
- a CDS encoding DUF5928 domain-containing protein, with protein sequence MARIAFILLCHKDPKGVVAQARRLTASGDYVSIHFDGRAKPRDFELIRAALADNPSVAFAQRRWKCGWGEWSLVGATLEAVRAAVVAFPQATHFYMLSGDCMPIKSAEYAHAFLDAEDCDYIENFDFFESDWIKTGFKEERLIYRHWFNERTRKWLFYASYDLQKRLGLTRPVPADIQVMIGSQWWCLRRQTVEKVLDFCATRPDVLRFFSTTWIPDETFFQTIVPHVVPRKEIRARTLTYLIFTDYGMPVTFYNDHYDLLVGQDYLFARKISPEAIRLRERLGALWAARGVHFPISNEATGLFRFLTARGRVGRRFGQRFWEAEGSLGRANTLLLVVAKKWHVAKRLTAAIRTQTPIPAVDFVFNEHRAHLPDLGGVETTIEKRDRHRRALIRLLFEHFESNRLVLCLDPSALHLIQDLTSDKADTRLLLIDSRFDDDYLRGHIARVGLAGAETAPEVIERLLPTVRADLEHEAERLRDMDFAGFHAIAPWRPPEENAAQLARFLDVPATAALALARTEYLFDD
- the polA gene encoding DNA polymerase I, yielding MTDGFGKGHHLHLIDGSAFIFRAYHALPPLTRRSDGLPIGAVAGFCNMVWKYLQDGKGSDQPTHAAVIFDHSARTFRNDIYPLYKANRPEPPEDLRPQFPLTREATRAFNIACIETEGFEADDIIASLACQARDAGGRVTIISSDKDLMQLVGGGVEMMDPIKGKPIGPDEVREKFGVGPERVVDVQALAGDSIDNVPGAPGIGIKTAAQLIQEYGDLESLLARAEEIRQPKRRQTLIDHAEQIRISKRLVELDCRMALDFSLESLEIREPDPEALLEFLTRMELRTLTKRVAERFGTEAPTLAEVAAPAAADAEPAVPAAALPAIDRGLYVTIRDEAVLAAWLAEIAETGVVAIDTETTGLDEMQAELVGVSLCTGPGRAAYLPLGHVDGAADLFGSGARAEGQMDLERALAMLKPVLEDPSVLKIGQNIKYDWKVLARHGIRMAPLDDTMLLSYALNAGAHNHGMDELADLYLGHRCLPIKDLIGSGKAQINFSQVAIDKASEYAAEDAEVTWRLWHYLRPRLAPNHVTTAYERLERPMIGVLADMEMAGIRIDSEHLKRMSNAFAQKMAGLEAEIHELAGGPFNVGSPKQLGEILFQRMGLAGGKQGKTGAFSTGAEVLEDLAAEGHELPARVLDWRAISKLKSTYTDALPLHVNPETGRVHTCYSIAGAQTGRLASTDPNLQNIPVRTDEGRRIREAFVAAPGMRLVSLDYSQIELRILAHVAQIPALKQAFRDGIDIHAMTASQMFGVPVEGMDPMIRRRAKAINFGVIYGISGFGLARNLRIPRAEAQSFIDTYFERFPEIRAYMDRTVAGAKQDGFVRTLFGRRIMTPGINQSGPAAGGARRAAINAPIQGAAADIIRRAMIRMPEAIAHLPARMLLQVHDELVFEVEEGAVPELIEVARGVMQGAADPAIRLDVPLIVDAGQGLNWAEAH
- a CDS encoding beta-ketoacyl-ACP synthase III, whose translation is MRRAIVRGTGHYLPERVVENSWFEDKLDTSDEWIRARTGIERRHFAAEDQGTSDLAIRAAQAALADAGIEAGQVDAVIVATSTPDLTFPSVATMVQAGLGMRGGFAYDLQAVCAGFVYALANADAMIRSGLAERVLVIGAETFSRIMDWSDRGTCVLFGDGAGAVLLEAAEGEGVAADRGILATDLNSDGQYRDLLYVDGGVASTGTAGHLRMQGNLVFRHAVEKLADTAHRALDKAGLTAEQVDWLVPHQANLRIIEATAKRMHLPMEKVVLTVADHGNTSAASIPLALSVANAEGRFQPGDVLVAEAIGGGLAWGSVVLRW
- a CDS encoding sulfotransferase family protein, with the translated sequence MGFPGTWMTESESMVYRVVPKCACSSIGQIMFYSDHGRYFDGDIHDSTSGLHKWNQPESQQLIESNVKAHKALTFTCVRNPYARILSSFFDKIAGIQRNGKRYRGNLVPQLMQRYGVDVGSPENGFEFDQVASFRRFLLFARDTIRWRRPMEPDIHWSAMSGHISTFIVNGGRYDQIFFTEKFNEGMQKVLDAAPTPVRLDVNDVPKFNESEGHGPKRAHKVSDYFDDLSRHLVWEIYKKDFQLFKYDFDDPDNKLPKNEIDLDEVHAKLGR
- a CDS encoding histidine triad nucleotide-binding protein: MPAYDDSNIFARILRGEIPNDTVLETEHTLVFRDIRPQAPVHVLAIPKGAYVSYDDFAANASEAEIVDFHRAVAKVTRELGVALDGGRGFRAITNAGPDGVQEVPHFHMHILGGRPMGRMVQPG